The DNA segment ACCGGGTCGAAACCGGGGCTGACGCCTATCGGAACGCGATGAAACTCCTCGAGACGTACGTCGACCGTGCGTCGGGATCTGGCCGGGAGACGTTCAAGGCCTACGTCGAACTCGAGGGGAAGTTTTCGACGTTGATCGAGTCACTGCCCGAGGAGTTGCCACACCGAGAGGCGTTCGATGCATCGCTCGAGGCGATCGACAAACGCCGGCTCACCGAATCTGACTTCGAACGAGCCGAGCAGGCACTCGAGCCGGCGAGTGAGGCTGCCGACCTGCTCGAGGAGTACGAGGCCGCCCGCGAGGAGCAAAAAGCGGCGCTGACGGCCGCTCGGACGCGACTCGAGACGGTCGAAGCCGAAATCGAGGACCGAAAACGCTTGCTGGAACTCGGTGACGCCGACCTCGAGGCACCCGTCGAACGGCTCCAGGAGCCGATCGAGACCTACAACGAGGCACTTCGGGAGGCGTTCGAAACGTATCTCTCCGAGGCGTCCACTCGGACGGTGTTTACCTTACTCGAGCGGAGTCGCCATCACCCGTTCGTTCCTTTCGAACAACCGCCGGAGGAGCTTCGCGAGTACGTCGAGAGGACCGATGCCGGCGAGTACTCGATTCCAAAACTGCTCGAGTACGCCCAGTACTCCCGGTCGAAGCTGAGCCATTACGTCGACGACGCCGGCGAACTCAAACGTCGGATTGCAACCAGACAGACCTACCTCGAGCGACTGGATTCGACCCCGCTCGAACTCGAGTGGCCGCCCACCGAGGCCGGCGTCCTCCGACACGCGATCCGGGACAAACGCCCGCTGGTCGAGCGCGTCGGTGGGCAGGAACTTGTTGACCGACTGCTCGCAGTCCGAAAGTTAACGCTCGAGACCGACGTCGATTTCGACCGCCTGCAGACGGCGGCAACGGCCATCGAACAGCTCTCGGCTGACGAGCGAGAGCGTCTCGCCGATGGCCGCGTCGAGACCGAACTCGAAGACCTGCGTGCCGAACGTGAACGTCTCGAGACGGTACTGTCAGCTGATTCGTGAACCTCGAGACAGTGCTGTCGGCTAATTCGTGAACGTCTCGAGACGGTACTGTCAGCTGATTCGTGAATTGACGTTCCGAGTCGGGTTCTCCATCTGCGACATCCGCCACATCGGGCTCGCGGTCAGACCGATGGCGGCACTTCTTTTGCCGCGTGCCCCCTATCATCGCTCATGACCCGCCAGTTGCTCGTCGCCATGGACGACTCGCCGCCCGCTCGAGCCGCGCTCGACCACGCGCTCGAGACGTTTCCCGAGGCCGACATCACCGTGTTGAACGTCGTCGACAGTCTCGAGGCGGCGTATGCTGGGACGGCGGTCGACGAAGAGCCGCCCGAACCGGAGTTTTTCGAGGACATCGGGACGGAGACGGCCAAGCACGCGGGCCAACTCGAAGCACTCGTTATCGAGGGAAAGCCCGCGGAGACGGTCGTCTCCTACGCGGAAGAAAACGAATTCGACGGGATCATCATCGGGAGCAAAGGTCGTTCCGGTGTTTCACGGATGATTCTCGGTAGCGTGGCGGAAGCGGTCGCCCGTGAGGCGACGATGCCGGTGACGATCGTTTCCTAGTTTCCCTTCTGATCGTCTATACGCTCGTTTTCGCCGTCTCGAGTGCCTCGTACATCTCGTGAACGAGTGCGTTCGCTCGGGTCTCGTCCCGGGCTTCGGCGTAAATGCGGACCAGCGGTTCGGTACCCGAGGGTCGTGCGAGCACCCAGGCATCGCCGTAATCGAGGCGGTAGCCGTCGCGGGTGTTGAGTTCGGCGTCGGCGGCCTGGGCCTGGTTGGCCGCGGCATCGAGCATCGCATCACGCTCGGCCGTCGACTCGTACTCGATGTTTCGGCGCACGTTCGCGTAGCCGTCGTAGGGGGCGACGATATCGCTGACGGGTCGGTCGGCGACCAACTCGAGGAAGCGGGCGGCCGTGTAGGCACCGTCTCGAGCCAGGCGGAACGACGGGAAGAAGATACCGCCGTTGCCCTCGCCCGCGATGGGGACGTGTCTCTCGTTGGCCTGCAGTTCCTCGATGCGGGTGATGATGTTGGTCGAGCCGATTGGAGTCAACTCGAGGTCTGCTCCGACGTCGGTGGCGACATCGACCAGTCGCTGGGAAACGTTGACCGCAGAGACCGTGACGTCGCCGGCCTCGAGTTCGGCTTCGGCCAGTGCGGCGAAGGTAGCGTCACCCTCGATGTAGGTGCCGTTCTCGTCGAAAAAGATGGCCCGATCGGCGTCCCCGTCGTGGGCGATGCCGATATCGGCGTCGGTCGTCTCGACGAGGCGGCCAAGGTCGGTGAGATTGTCGCTGACGGGTTCGGGGTCTCGACCCGGGAAGTGGCCGTCAGCCTGACCGTTGACGGTGATGACGCGACAGCCGAGTTCGCGGAAGAACTCCGGGCTGGTGAGCGAGCCAGCGCCGTGGCCGGGGTCAAGTGCGACGGTCAACTCGGCGTCGGCAATCCGTTCGCGGTCGACGTGAGCGAGGAGTTCAGCGACGAAATCGTCGCGGACACCGTCGACGGTGCGCACGCGGCCGGTTTCGTGCCACGGGGCGACGGTAAACGTCTCGCCGAGCAGCGTCTGCTCGATCTCCTCGAGGTCGGTGACCGCGAGTTCGACGCCGTCAGCGCCGACGAGCTTGACGCCGTTGTACTGTGGCGGGTTGTGCGAGGCCGTGATGACGATGGTCGGGACACCCTCTCGCTCGGCGTAAAACTGTGCGCCAGGCGTGGGAACGATACCCAGGCGATCGATATCGGTGCCTGTGCTCGCCAGGCCGCTGGCGGCCGCATCGGCGAGCATCCGGCCCGTGTGACGGGTGTCTCTGGCGAGGGCGACGCGGTCGGCCCCCCAGGCGGTCCCGGCGGCTTTGGCGACGCGCAGGACGAACGACGGTGTCAGTTCTTCGTTTGCAACCCCACGCGTCCCACTCGAACCGAACACTTTCATTGGTGGATACTCCGTCGGGCGGCCTCAAAGTGGTTCCGAACGTATTGTGCAGTTTGGCCTCACTCGAGGCGATCAGCGGTACGTGACGACAACTACCGCTGTCAGAACGTGAACGTGACTGCCACTGGATGGCCGTTCGGACAGGTGATCGTCCGGCGTTTTTCTCGGCCGCCGGAATCGGTCTGTTCGGCCAGCGAACCATCGATATTTTCGGCGACGGTTTGGACCGTCGCTTCGAACGGAACACCGATGGCGAGTCCCTGGTCACACACGGGGCAGGCGACGTTCGGCCACTCTCTCATCGAATCGCGGTTAGGAGGGGGTGTGTTTCCATGTTGTGGACGGGGAAGGTTGTGCCGCTTTCACTGACAGACTACACGGGGATGTTTCCGTGATGAGCGTCCCTTTCGAGGCAGTCTGTGAACCGTCCCTCGAGTGGACGCCGAGGGCCTCGAGGGAGAGACAGGGTTTTGACCGACCGGACTCGAGACCTCGATATGCTCTCGATCGACGAAAAGCGCGTCTACGGCGACCGAAAGGGGGCGATCACCGTCTACGTCGCCAGCGAGGTTGGAGTGCTCGAGGTCGCCGTCTCCGGCGATACCGTCGGGGAGTTCGGCCTGTGCCAGCGGTGTGTCGCCCGCGACGTCGCTAGCGAGTCCGGGACGGTCGTGGTCGGAACCGATGACGACGTGCTGGTCGCGACTCGAAACTCAGGCGATGATCCGGATACAGAGGACGGAATCGGCGCGTTCGAACCCACGGGTCACGGCGAAGCAGTCGCCGTGGGAATCGACGATGGAACCGTGCTCGCGGCCGGCCCTGACGGCACGGTTTCGCGACTGTCGCTCGAGAATCCGTCTGCGGAGACAGACGCTGCGGATGGGTCCGACTCCGTTTCGATGGTGAGCGAGTGGCACCCCCTCGCACACGACGCTGACCGTCCGACGCCGTCGACCGTCAACGCCATCGACGGCCCGCTCGTTGGGACCGAACGGGGCGTTTACCGTCGAGTGGGCGACCGACTCACCTACGCGGGCCTCGAGGCCGTTCGGGACGTGTCGGCGGCGGTGACGCCGCTGGCGGCGACGGCCGACGGCCTCTACGTACTCGGCAACGGCTGGATGCGCTGTCTCGAAGGGGAGTGTACGGTCGTCAGCGCTGCCCACACTCGAGCGCACGCCGTCGGCGAAGACGCCCTCTACGGCTGTCGATTCGAGGACGGTCGACCGACGGCCACGGACTGGTCGCTCGTGACCGACGAACCCGTTCCGGGCGTCTCGAGCGACTCGATTCGAGATATCGGGTACGGTGAGGGGACGTATGCGGTGACCGAAGACGGCACCGTGCTCGTCGGGACAGACTCGGGGTGGCGCTCACAGGCTCTCGGCGTACCCGGCGTCTCGAGTCTGGCGGTCGTCTGGGGATAACCGGGCCGAACTGGCGGTCACTCTGGGGGTTTGAGAGACGGCTACGGTAGACACAGCTGGCTATTCCGTCTTTTTTGTCGCTGTTTGACTGAAGGGGTGTTCAGCCTCGATTCGAACCGGAACTCCCTCGTCGAACTCGACGACGAAGCGGTAGCTGTCTGCAGCGAGGTCGTCACCACAGATGTCGTCCTCGTCCGGTTCCTCTCGTCCAGTTCCGACCTCGAGTGACAGTTCGGCGTGTTCGCGGTCGTACGACGGCGGGCGGTCAGTGAGGTAGCCACAGGAAGACGAGCCATACTCACCGACGCCTTCGACCGTGACCATCGCGGCCTCGTCGTCGGTCTCGATTTTCGGGTCGTCACCTACCGACGCCTCGGTCTCGACACCGGTTTCGAAGTCGGTCGCGACGATTTCGCTCGGACGGACCGTGTCCTCTCCACCCAGCCGATCGACAGAGCCGAGACAGCCAGCGATGCCGGCCACACCTACCAGCCCACTGGCGAGCAGTCTTCGCCGCTTCATGTCCGATACTCTGTACGTTTTTGTAAAAACTTTGTGTGCACTCCGGAGATGTAACCCGTTTTCGCGATTCGTCTTTCAATCGCTTCGAGTGGTGCGCCTTGCCTTCACCGCGGCGTCAACCCCACCGCGTCGGCCAACAACTCGTGTGAGCGCAGGCCGTGTTCGTGCTCTCCGACGGCGTGTTGGATCATCACTTCGTCGACGCCCACGCGGTCGGCCAGTTGCTCGAGCAGGCCTGAGAGCGTCTCCGGACTCCCCGAAATCGCCCGTGGCCACGCTTCGTCGTCCAGCCTCTCGGGCGTCGGCTCCGGAACGCCGCCGAGTTCGTCGATGGCCTCCTCCACGGTGGGTCTCGACCCGACCTCGCCACGCTGGAGTCGCTGGAACGTCGCTTCCGCCACCGCCCGCCTGCGTGCGGCTTTCTGGTCCGTTTCGGCACAGAGCGCATTGACGGCGACCATTCCCTGGGGTTCCTCGAGGCCGCCGGGGAGTGACGACGCCGTGAACGTTTCGCGGTACCGTTCGAACGAGTGGGTGGCGAACTGCGGCCGGATAAACGCCGCAAAACAGTAGCGAAGCCCGAGCTTGCCAGCGATTTCGGCGCTCGAGGGGCTCGAGCCGAGCACCCACGGGACTGGCGGGTCGTCGCCCGAGCGGGGAACCTCGAGGTCGGCGTAGGCGTGGCCCTCTGGATAGGTACCATAGAGGTGGTTCACCACGGCTTCGATCTTCTCGGCGTGGTCGCGGTCGGGGTTCTGGATGTGCCGGGGCGTCTCGAGGGCACGGTCGGCGGCAGGGGAGCCGTTCGCTCGTCCCAGACCGGCGTCGATGCGGCCGGGTGCGAGGCCGTCGAGTGCGCCGAAGAGTTCGGCGACCTTGAACGGACTGTAGTGGTTGAGCAACACGGCCCCGGAACCGAGTCGAATCGTCTCGGTTTCGGCGGCGAGATGGCCGAGCAGGACCTCCGGTGTCGTTCCCGCGAGTCTGTTTCCCATCCCGTGATGTTCTGCTACCCAGAAACGAGTATAGCCGAGGGCTTCGGCTTGTCGGGCGCTCTCGACGGTGTTCGCGTACGCGTCGGTCGCTGTCCCGTTCTCGGGCACCGGTGAGAGGTCGACGGCGGAGAGTTGCATACTGGCGTTCGGGTAGACGGGGAAATAACGGTTGGCCTCGAGGCCGTGCCATCGGGTTTCTCGCCTCGAGATAGATTGATATTGAAACAAAACTAAATCGCTATAACCATACTACTTGATTGTATATTACTAATAAGTTGGTAGTTTCACAAAAGTATAGTGGCTGGCGCCGTCCCTCGAGTGTGGCCCGAGTCCGACCCTCTCCACCCGGAGTGATAACTGCGGTCGAGTCTGGTCTCGAGCGGTCCCGATTCGGACGTGTCTGACGGGCGTCTGACGGGGAGTTATCTATCGTGGCTTCCATTCGCCCGATTATGACGGATATCACGCGCCGACAGGCCCTCGCGGCAACGGGGCTGACTGGTGCAGTGGCACTGGCGGGGTGTGCTGGGGCGACCGACGACGATGGTGGTTCGTCGGAATCGAATCCCGAGGGGACGATTCTCGGCGAGATCACGGTCGAAAACCTCGCGGATACGGACCACACGGTGGACGTGCTCGTCGAGTTCGACGGCGAAATCGAACACTGGTCGACCCACGAGTTCGACGAGACGAGCGAAGGCGTCACTCTCGAGGGTGACTGGCCAGACGACCACGGTTCGTTCCGCGTGACCGCACGCCTCGACGAAGGCGAGTT comes from the Natronosalvus amylolyticus genome and includes:
- a CDS encoding HVO_0234 family beta-propeller protein translates to MLSIDEKRVYGDRKGAITVYVASEVGVLEVAVSGDTVGEFGLCQRCVARDVASESGTVVVGTDDDVLVATRNSGDDPDTEDGIGAFEPTGHGEAVAVGIDDGTVLAAGPDGTVSRLSLENPSAETDAADGSDSVSMVSEWHPLAHDADRPTPSTVNAIDGPLVGTERGVYRRVGDRLTYAGLEAVRDVSAAVTPLAATADGLYVLGNGWMRCLEGECTVVSAAHTRAHAVGEDALYGCRFEDGRPTATDWSLVTDEPVPGVSSDSIRDIGYGEGTYAVTEDGTVLVGTDSGWRSQALGVPGVSSLAVVWG
- a CDS encoding LLM class flavin-dependent oxidoreductase, which produces MQLSAVDLSPVPENGTATDAYANTVESARQAEALGYTRFWVAEHHGMGNRLAGTTPEVLLGHLAAETETIRLGSGAVLLNHYSPFKVAELFGALDGLAPGRIDAGLGRANGSPAADRALETPRHIQNPDRDHAEKIEAVVNHLYGTYPEGHAYADLEVPRSGDDPPVPWVLGSSPSSAEIAGKLGLRYCFAAFIRPQFATHSFERYRETFTASSLPGGLEEPQGMVAVNALCAETDQKAARRRAVAEATFQRLQRGEVGSRPTVEEAIDELGGVPEPTPERLDDEAWPRAISGSPETLSGLLEQLADRVGVDEVMIQHAVGEHEHGLRSHELLADAVGLTPR
- the glmM gene encoding phosphoglucosamine mutase translates to MKVFGSSGTRGVANEELTPSFVLRVAKAAGTAWGADRVALARDTRHTGRMLADAAASGLASTGTDIDRLGIVPTPGAQFYAEREGVPTIVITASHNPPQYNGVKLVGADGVELAVTDLEEIEQTLLGETFTVAPWHETGRVRTVDGVRDDFVAELLAHVDRERIADAELTVALDPGHGAGSLTSPEFFRELGCRVITVNGQADGHFPGRDPEPVSDNLTDLGRLVETTDADIGIAHDGDADRAIFFDENGTYIEGDATFAALAEAELEAGDVTVSAVNVSQRLVDVATDVGADLELTPIGSTNIITRIEELQANERHVPIAGEGNGGIFFPSFRLARDGAYTAARFLELVADRPVSDIVAPYDGYANVRRNIEYESTAERDAMLDAAANQAQAADAELNTRDGYRLDYGDAWVLARPSGTEPLVRIYAEARDETRANALVHEMYEALETAKTSV
- a CDS encoding universal stress protein; this encodes MTRQLLVAMDDSPPARAALDHALETFPEADITVLNVVDSLEAAYAGTAVDEEPPEPEFFEDIGTETAKHAGQLEALVIEGKPAETVVSYAEENEFDGIIIGSKGRSGVSRMILGSVAEAVAREATMPVTIVS
- a CDS encoding DUF7118 family protein, translating into MGDTGQPSGGGETVESAAGDGTDPARRLEHARDRLERAERALEEAGGRDRVETGADAYRNAMKLLETYVDRASGSGRETFKAYVELEGKFSTLIESLPEELPHREAFDASLEAIDKRRLTESDFERAEQALEPASEAADLLEEYEAAREEQKAALTAARTRLETVEAEIEDRKRLLELGDADLEAPVERLQEPIETYNEALREAFETYLSEASTRTVFTLLERSRHHPFVPFEQPPEELREYVERTDAGEYSIPKLLEYAQYSRSKLSHYVDDAGELKRRIATRQTYLERLDSTPLELEWPPTEAGVLRHAIRDKRPLVERVGGQELVDRLLAVRKLTLETDVDFDRLQTAATAIEQLSADERERLADGRVETELEDLRAERERLETVLSADS